From Pseudomonas putida, one genomic window encodes:
- the coaE gene encoding dephospho-CoA kinase (Dephospho-CoA kinase (CoaE) performs the final step in coenzyme A biosynthesis.), translated as MTTAPFTPWILGLTGGIGSGKSAAAERFVELGVHLVDADQAARWVVEPGRPALASIVERFGPGVLLEDGQLDRTALRQVIFADPAQRKWLEQLLHPLIGQEIFSYLAKAESPYAVYVSPLLIESGQFQKTQRVLVIDAPQALQVARTLQRDNTSPEQVQAILKAQMAREERLRHADDVVVNDSDLAALHAQIDHLHHFYLTLRGGQP; from the coding sequence ATGACCACTGCGCCGTTCACCCCCTGGATTCTCGGCCTCACCGGCGGCATTGGCAGCGGCAAAAGTGCCGCCGCCGAGCGCTTCGTCGAGCTTGGTGTGCACCTGGTCGATGCTGATCAGGCAGCGCGCTGGGTCGTGGAGCCTGGCCGCCCGGCCCTGGCCAGCATCGTCGAGCGCTTTGGCCCGGGCGTGCTGCTGGAGGACGGCCAGCTCGACCGCACAGCGTTGCGCCAGGTGATATTCGCCGACCCGGCCCAGCGCAAGTGGCTTGAACAGCTGCTGCACCCGCTGATCGGGCAGGAGATCTTCAGCTACCTGGCCAAGGCCGAGTCGCCGTATGCGGTGTATGTGTCGCCGCTGCTGATCGAGTCTGGCCAGTTTCAGAAAACCCAGCGCGTCCTGGTGATCGATGCACCGCAAGCGCTGCAGGTTGCACGCACCTTGCAGCGCGACAACACCAGCCCCGAGCAGGTGCAGGCCATTCTCAAGGCTCAGATGGCCCGCGAAGAGCGTTTGCGCCATGCCGATGATGTGGTGGTCAACGACAGTGACCTTGCCGCGCTGCATGCGCAGATCGACCATCTGCACCACTTTTACCTGACTTTACGAGGAGGCCAGCCATGA
- a CDS encoding DUF1780 domain-containing protein, translated as MDDSDYLRLLTIQAEQANAFLSNARKWERERWVCQRLLQGLNIPYRSEEFTPAGQEPPDVLFRDASFEVFFVLDEGRRLNDEWREELQRRRSAFSLAQLVRREARPRRIAATELLARLAPTLRKKAHNYRERGLDLSELDIIAFASLKREVLDLNTHFPPPTEYLRQGWRSLSLVGPTFARVLFAHPDAPDFLRGNLGRSIVFDVGISL; from the coding sequence ATGGATGACTCAGACTACCTGCGCCTGCTTACCATCCAGGCCGAACAAGCCAATGCCTTCCTTTCCAATGCTCGCAAATGGGAGCGGGAGCGTTGGGTATGCCAGCGCCTGCTGCAGGGGCTGAACATTCCCTATCGCAGTGAAGAGTTCACCCCGGCCGGCCAGGAGCCGCCCGATGTGTTGTTCCGCGATGCGTCGTTCGAGGTGTTTTTCGTGCTCGATGAGGGCCGCCGGCTCAATGATGAGTGGCGCGAAGAGCTGCAGCGCAGGCGCAGCGCCTTCTCACTGGCCCAACTGGTGCGGCGCGAGGCGCGGCCCAGGCGTATCGCGGCCACCGAGCTGCTGGCGCGGCTGGCACCCACCTTGCGCAAAAAGGCCCACAATTATCGCGAACGCGGGCTGGACCTGAGCGAGCTGGACATCATCGCTTTCGCCAGCCTCAAGCGTGAAGTGCTCGATCTCAACACCCACTTCCCGCCCCCCACCGAGTACCTGCGCCAGGGTTGGCGCTCGCTGTCGCTGGTGGGGCCGACCTTCGCCCGTGTGCTGTTCGCCCACCCGGACGCCCCAGACTTTCTGCGCGGCAACCTGGGGCGCAGCATTGTGTTCGACGTGGGCATCAGTCTTTGA
- a CDS encoding energy-coupling factor ABC transporter permease has protein sequence MLFLNGCRLRYVHRLDRGIRQVISAHVLSSTSLTLGWVGFVPLLLWAASRTRWLELFTDSRRQHLLFGTVFCLFALWLVRRDFDTGVSYHFIGMTAVTLLLDWPLAVLGGFLAQIGLLALGRQDLAALGVNGLLLIGLPVLVTEVCAILVERAQPRNLFVYIFCSGFFPAALTVLVCLLAGLGLLWLDGRFAMPEWLSDFVGYLWLMMFPEAFINGMVISALVVFCPEWLETFNRTRYLQAPWKDDER, from the coding sequence ATGCTGTTTTTGAATGGGTGTAGACTCAGGTATGTCCACAGGCTCGACAGGGGCATTCGTCAAGTGATCAGCGCGCACGTCTTGTCCAGCACCAGCCTCACGCTCGGTTGGGTAGGGTTCGTCCCCTTGCTGCTGTGGGCAGCCAGCCGCACCCGCTGGCTGGAACTGTTCACCGACAGCCGCCGGCAGCACCTGCTGTTCGGTACGGTGTTCTGCCTGTTCGCACTATGGCTGGTCAGGCGCGACTTCGACACCGGTGTGTCGTACCACTTCATCGGCATGACCGCCGTGACCTTGTTGCTGGACTGGCCGCTGGCGGTGCTCGGCGGGTTTCTGGCCCAGATCGGCTTGTTGGCGCTGGGGCGCCAGGACCTGGCAGCGCTTGGGGTCAACGGCCTGCTGCTGATCGGCCTGCCGGTGCTGGTCACCGAAGTGTGCGCCATTCTGGTCGAGCGGGCGCAGCCGCGTAACCTTTTCGTTTATATCTTCTGCTCAGGGTTTTTTCCCGCAGCGCTGACAGTGCTGGTGTGCCTGCTGGCCGGGTTGGGCTTGCTGTGGCTGGACGGGCGGTTCGCCATGCCAGAGTGGCTCAGCGACTTTGTCGGCTACCTATGGCTGATGATGTTCCCGGAGGCCTTCATCAACGGCATGGTGATCAGTGCGCTGGTGGTGTTCTGCCCGGAATGGCTGGAGACGTTCAACCGCACGCGGTACCTGCAGGCACCGTGGAAGGACGATGAGCGGTGA
- a CDS encoding DUF3094 family protein: MTSRLNPEDQRRVDEYLRAPQHQVERKPFRPWLLLVLVVAVTIGLGLLSRLLSGLVL, from the coding sequence ATGACCAGCCGACTGAATCCGGAAGATCAGCGTCGTGTCGATGAGTATCTGCGAGCCCCTCAGCACCAAGTCGAGCGCAAGCCATTCCGGCCGTGGCTGCTCCTTGTGCTGGTGGTGGCCGTGACCATCGGGCTGGGCCTCCTCAGCCGCCTGTTGAGTGGACTGGTGCTATGA
- the yacG gene encoding DNA gyrase inhibitor YacG, translating into MSQPLTVDCPTCGAPVEWDAKNAFRPFCSDRCKLIDLGAWAAEEHKIAGSQEAEDELYSGDLEPRH; encoded by the coding sequence ATGAGCCAGCCATTGACCGTCGATTGCCCTACCTGTGGCGCACCTGTGGAATGGGACGCGAAAAACGCGTTCCGGCCGTTCTGTTCTGACCGTTGCAAGTTGATCGACCTGGGTGCCTGGGCGGCTGAAGAGCACAAGATCGCGGGGTCGCAAGAGGCCGAGGATGAGTTGTATTCGGGGGACCTGGAGCCACGGCACTAA
- a CDS encoding NAD(P)/FAD-dependent oxidoreductase — protein MTHRIVIVGGGAGGLELATRLGKTLGKRKQADITLVDANLTHIWKPLLHEVAAGSLNSSEDELNYVAQAKWNHFNFQLGRMSGLDREGKQIQLAATLDEEGRELVPARTLRYDTLVIAVGSNTNDFGTLGAAQHCLFLDTRKQAERFHQQLLNHYLRAHAGDQASEKISVAIVGAGATGVELAAELHHAAHELAAYGLDRIQPKDMHITVIEAGPRVLPALPERISVPVHKTLEKLGVTVMTNAAVSEVTADGLKTASGEVIQASLKVWAAGIRAPGFLKDIDGLETNRINQLVVRPTLQTTRDDDIFAFGDCAACPQPGSDRNVPPRAQAAHQQADMLAKSLKARLENKPLPTYSYKDYGSLVSLSRFSAVGNLMGNLMGSVKLEGWLARMFYVSLYRMHQMALYGFFRTAMMMLGSKIGRGTEPRLKLH, from the coding sequence ATGACTCATCGCATCGTGATTGTCGGCGGCGGCGCCGGCGGCCTGGAACTGGCGACCCGCCTGGGTAAAACCCTCGGCAAGCGCAAACAGGCCGACATCACCCTGGTCGACGCCAACCTCACGCACATCTGGAAGCCGCTGCTACACGAAGTGGCCGCCGGCTCGCTCAACTCCTCGGAAGACGAACTGAACTACGTGGCCCAGGCCAAGTGGAACCACTTCAACTTCCAGTTGGGGCGCATGAGCGGCCTGGACCGTGAAGGCAAGCAGATCCAACTGGCCGCCACCCTGGATGAAGAGGGCCGCGAGCTGGTGCCTGCGCGCACCTTGCGCTATGACACCTTGGTCATTGCCGTGGGCAGCAACACCAACGACTTCGGTACCTTGGGCGCGGCGCAGCACTGCCTGTTCCTGGATACCCGCAAGCAGGCCGAGCGTTTCCACCAGCAACTGCTCAACCACTACCTGCGTGCCCATGCCGGTGATCAGGCCAGTGAGAAGATCAGCGTGGCGATCGTCGGCGCCGGTGCTACCGGTGTGGAGCTGGCGGCCGAACTGCACCACGCCGCGCATGAGCTGGCGGCTTATGGTTTGGACCGTATCCAACCCAAGGACATGCACATCACCGTGATCGAGGCGGGCCCGCGCGTACTGCCGGCGCTGCCAGAGCGCATCAGCGTGCCGGTGCACAAAACCCTGGAAAAGCTCGGCGTTACGGTGATGACCAACGCTGCCGTCAGCGAAGTGACCGCCGATGGCCTGAAGACCGCCAGCGGCGAAGTGATCCAGGCCAGCCTCAAGGTATGGGCGGCCGGTATTCGTGCGCCGGGTTTCCTCAAGGATATCGACGGCCTGGAAACCAACCGTATCAACCAGCTGGTGGTGCGCCCTACCCTGCAAACCACCCGCGACGATGACATCTTCGCCTTCGGTGACTGTGCAGCCTGCCCACAACCGGGCAGCGACCGCAATGTACCGCCACGCGCCCAGGCGGCGCACCAGCAGGCCGACATGCTGGCCAAGAGCCTGAAAGCGCGCCTGGAGAACAAGCCGCTGCCGACGTACAGCTACAAGGATTACGGTTCACTGGTATCGCTGTCGCGCTTCTCGGCGGTGGGTAACCTGATGGGCAACCTGATGGGGAGCGTGAAGCTGGAGGGCTGGCTGGCGCGGATGTTCTATGTGTCGCTGTACCGCATGCACCAGATGGCGCTGTACGGGTTCTTCCGCACGGCGATGATGATGCTGGGTAGCAAGATTGGGCGGGGCACTGAGCCGCGACTGAAGCTGCACTGA
- a CDS encoding prepilin peptidase, translating into MTLWTLLAEHPAYFYTVAAVLGLLVGSFINVVAYRLPIMLERQWQREAQEALGLPSDAHERFDLCLPASRCPHCGHAIRAWENIPVLSYLALRGRCSACKQPIGLRYPLVELACAWLSLAVAWHSGAGLQALALLAFTWSLLALSLIDHDKQILPDVVVLPTLWLGLIVNVFATVVPLPDAIWGAVAGYLSLWLVYWLFKLVTGKEGMGYGDFKLLALIGAWGGWQAVPLTLMLSSLVGAVVGVCMLRLRSHSMGTAIPFGPYLAIAGWIAVLWGDEIYASYLQLLGF; encoded by the coding sequence ATGACTTTATGGACGTTACTGGCCGAACATCCGGCGTATTTCTACACCGTGGCGGCTGTGCTTGGCCTGTTGGTTGGCAGCTTCATCAATGTGGTGGCGTACAGGCTGCCGATCATGCTGGAGCGCCAATGGCAGCGTGAAGCGCAGGAGGCGCTGGGGCTGCCGAGCGATGCGCACGAGCGCTTCGACCTGTGCCTGCCCGCCTCACGTTGCCCGCACTGTGGGCACGCGATTCGTGCCTGGGAAAATATTCCGGTGCTCAGTTACCTGGCCTTGCGCGGGCGTTGTTCTGCGTGCAAACAGCCTATCGGCTTACGGTACCCGCTGGTGGAGCTCGCCTGCGCCTGGCTGTCGCTGGCGGTGGCCTGGCATTCCGGTGCCGGGCTGCAAGCACTGGCCTTGCTGGCCTTTACCTGGAGCCTGCTGGCGCTGAGCCTAATCGACCACGACAAGCAGATCCTGCCGGATGTGGTGGTGCTGCCAACGCTGTGGCTGGGCCTGATCGTCAACGTTTTCGCTACCGTGGTGCCATTGCCTGACGCCATCTGGGGCGCGGTGGCCGGTTATCTCAGCCTGTGGCTGGTGTATTGGCTGTTCAAGCTGGTCACCGGCAAGGAAGGCATGGGTTACGGCGATTTCAAGCTGCTGGCGCTGATCGGAGCCTGGGGCGGCTGGCAGGCAGTGCCGCTGACCTTGATGTTGTCGTCGCTGGTCGGGGCGGTGGTGGGGGTGTGCATGCTGCGCCTGCGTAGCCATTCGATGGGCACGGCGATACCTTTTGGTCCTTATCTGGCCATTGCGGGGTGGATTGCCGTGCTCTGGGGTGATGAAATATACGCCTCATACCTGCAACTGCTTGGATTCTGA
- the clpB gene encoding ATP-dependent chaperone ClpB — translation MRIDRLTSKLQLAISDAQSLAVGMDHPAIEPLHLLQALIEQQGGSIKPLLMQVGFDINNLRQTLVKELDQLPKIQNPTGDVNMSQDLARLLNQADRLAQQKGDQFISSELVLLAAMDENSKLGKLLLSQGVSKKALENAINNLRGGAAVNDANAEESRQALDKYTVDLTKRAEEGKLDPVIGRDDEIRRTVQVLQRRTKNNPVLIGEPGVGKTAIAEGLAQRIINGEVPDGLKGKRLLALDMGALIAGAKYRGEFEERLKSLLNELSKQEGQIILFIDELHTMVGAGKGEGAMDAGNMLKPALARGELHCVGATTLNEYRQFIEKDAALERRFQKVLVEEPSEEDTIAILRGLKERYEVHHKVAITDGAIIAAAKLSHRYIIDRQLPDKAIDLIDEAASRIRMEIDSKPEVLDRLDRRLIQLKVESQALKKEEDEAAKKRLEKLTEEIERLEREYSDLEEIWASEKAEVQGSAQIQQKIEQARQELEAARRKGDLNRMAELQYGVIPDLERSLQMVDQHGKTENQLLRNKVTEEEIAEVVSKWTGIPVAKMLEGEREKLLKMEDLLHQRVIGQNEAVTAVANAVRRSRAGLSDPNRPSGSFMFLGPTGVGKTELCKALAEFLFDTEEAMVRIDMSEFMEKHSVARLIGAPPGYVGYEEGGYLTEAVRRKPYSVVLLDEVEKAHPDVFNVLLQVLEDGRLTDSHGRTVDFRNTVIVMTSNLGSAQIQELAGDREAQRAAVMDAVGAHFRPEFVNRIDEVVVFEPLGREQIAGITEIQLGRLRSRLSERELALSLSPEALDKLIAVGYDPVYGARPLKRAIQRWIENPLAQMILAGKFMPGSAITAKVEGEEIVFA, via the coding sequence ATGCGAATAGACCGTTTGACCAGCAAGCTTCAATTAGCGATATCCGATGCCCAGTCCCTGGCCGTTGGCATGGACCACCCTGCCATCGAGCCCCTGCACCTGTTGCAGGCGTTGATCGAGCAGCAAGGTGGTTCGATCAAGCCACTGCTGATGCAGGTTGGCTTCGACATCAACAACCTTCGCCAGACACTGGTAAAAGAACTCGACCAGCTGCCGAAAATCCAGAACCCCACCGGCGATGTGAACATGTCGCAGGACCTGGCGCGCCTGCTCAACCAGGCCGACCGCCTGGCCCAGCAGAAGGGTGACCAGTTCATTTCCAGCGAGCTGGTGCTGCTCGCCGCCATGGATGAGAACAGCAAGCTCGGCAAGCTGCTGCTCAGCCAGGGTGTGAGCAAGAAGGCCCTGGAAAACGCCATCAACAACCTGCGCGGCGGCGCGGCGGTGAATGACGCCAACGCCGAAGAATCGCGCCAGGCGCTGGACAAGTACACCGTCGACCTGACCAAGCGTGCCGAGGAGGGCAAGCTGGACCCGGTCATTGGCCGTGACGACGAGATCCGCCGCACCGTGCAGGTGCTGCAGCGCCGTACCAAGAACAACCCCGTGCTGATCGGCGAGCCCGGCGTGGGCAAGACTGCCATCGCCGAAGGCCTGGCCCAGCGCATCATCAACGGTGAAGTGCCCGACGGCCTGAAGGGCAAACGCCTGCTGGCGCTGGACATGGGCGCGCTGATCGCCGGTGCCAAGTACCGCGGTGAGTTCGAGGAGCGCCTCAAGTCATTGCTCAACGAGCTGTCCAAGCAGGAAGGCCAGATCATCCTGTTCATCGACGAGCTGCACACCATGGTCGGCGCCGGTAAAGGCGAAGGCGCCATGGACGCAGGCAACATGCTCAAGCCGGCGCTGGCGCGTGGCGAACTGCATTGCGTTGGTGCCACCACGCTCAACGAATACCGCCAGTTCATCGAGAAGGACGCAGCCCTTGAGCGACGCTTCCAGAAGGTACTGGTGGAAGAACCGAGCGAGGAAGACACCATCGCCATTCTGCGTGGCCTCAAAGAGCGCTATGAAGTGCACCACAAGGTGGCCATCACCGACGGCGCGATCATTGCTGCGGCCAAGCTCAGCCACCGCTACATCATCGACCGCCAGCTGCCGGACAAGGCCATCGACCTGATCGACGAAGCGGCCAGCCGTATCCGTATGGAGATCGACTCCAAGCCGGAAGTGCTCGACCGCCTCGACCGTCGCCTGATCCAGCTGAAGGTGGAGTCCCAGGCGCTGAAGAAAGAAGAAGACGAAGCCGCCAAAAAACGCCTGGAGAAGCTGACCGAGGAAATCGAGCGCCTGGAGCGTGAGTATTCCGACCTGGAAGAAATCTGGGCGTCGGAGAAGGCAGAAGTGCAGGGCTCGGCGCAGATTCAGCAAAAGATCGAGCAAGCCCGCCAGGAACTGGAAGCGGCCCGTCGCAAAGGCGACCTGAACCGCATGGCCGAACTGCAGTACGGGGTGATCCCGGACCTGGAGCGCAGCCTGCAGATGGTCGACCAGCATGGCAAGACCGAAAACCAGCTGCTGCGTAACAAGGTGACCGAGGAAGAAATTGCCGAAGTGGTGTCCAAATGGACCGGCATCCCGGTGGCCAAGATGCTCGAAGGCGAGCGTGAAAAACTGCTGAAAATGGAAGACCTGCTGCACCAGCGCGTGATCGGCCAGAACGAGGCGGTGACCGCCGTGGCCAACGCCGTGCGCCGCTCGCGTGCCGGGCTCTCCGACCCGAACCGGCCAAGTGGTTCGTTCATGTTCCTCGGCCCGACCGGTGTGGGCAAGACCGAGCTGTGCAAGGCCCTGGCCGAATTCCTCTTCGACACCGAAGAGGCCATGGTGCGGATCGACATGTCCGAGTTCATGGAGAAACATTCCGTGGCTCGCCTGATCGGCGCCCCACCAGGCTACGTAGGTTATGAAGAGGGCGGTTACCTGACCGAAGCGGTACGGCGCAAGCCCTATTCGGTGGTGCTGCTGGATGAAGTGGAGAAGGCTCACCCGGATGTGTTCAACGTGCTGCTGCAGGTGCTCGAGGATGGCCGCCTGACCGACAGCCATGGCCGTACGGTGGACTTCCGCAACACGGTGATCGTGATGACCTCCAACCTGGGCTCGGCGCAGATCCAGGAGCTGGCCGGTGACCGCGAAGCGCAGCGTGCAGCAGTGATGGATGCGGTGGGTGCGCACTTCCGTCCGGAGTTCGTCAACCGGATCGACGAAGTGGTGGTGTTTGAGCCGTTGGGCCGCGAGCAGATCGCCGGTATCACCGAGATCCAGCTTGGCCGCCTGCGCAGCCGCCTGAGCGAGCGCGAACTGGCCCTGAGCCTGAGCCCGGAGGCGTTGGACAAGCTGATCGCGGTAGGGTACGACCCGGTGTATGGCGCGCGGCCGCTGAAGCGAGCGATCCAGCGCTGGATCGAGAACCCGCTGGCGCAAATGATCCTGGCCGGCAAATTCATGCCGGGTTCGGCGATCACTGCCAAGGTGGAAGGCGAAGAAATCGTCTTTGCCTGA